In bacterium, one genomic interval encodes:
- a CDS encoding O-methyltransferase, whose protein sequence is MGDSFGMADKAETLLFGDVNRYLAGLIPARDDIIARMEEYGSSSGFPYIGPLVGELLFLLTRAIGARRVLELGSGFGFSAIHFARALPDDGKVICTDGDSANAEKAKQFFEEAGLSAKLDFRVGDAVSILEKLDGEFYVILMDIDKEEYPSALRKAWPRVTKGGLFIADNLLWDGRVMNNDGAASTKAIQEFT, encoded by the coding sequence GTGGGCGATTCATTTGGCATGGCAGACAAAGCCGAAACGCTCCTGTTTGGCGACGTCAATCGCTATCTGGCCGGTTTGATTCCCGCGCGAGATGACATCATCGCTCGGATGGAAGAGTACGGCTCGTCAAGCGGTTTTCCGTATATCGGGCCGCTGGTTGGCGAGCTGCTTTTCTTGCTGACGCGCGCAATCGGAGCGCGCCGCGTTTTAGAACTCGGATCGGGATTCGGTTTTTCCGCAATACACTTCGCGCGGGCATTGCCGGACGACGGGAAAGTGATTTGCACGGATGGGGACTCGGCGAACGCTGAAAAGGCGAAACAGTTCTTCGAGGAAGCGGGGCTGAGTGCGAAACTTGACTTTCGCGTGGGGGATGCCGTGTCCATCCTGGAGAAGCTCGATGGCGAGTTCTACGTGATCCTGATGGACATTGACAAGGAAGAGTATCCGAGCGCGCTTCGGAAGGCATGGCCGCGCGTAACGAAGGGTGGACTGTTTATCGCGGACAATTTGCTCTGGGACGGCCGCGTGATGAACAATGACGGTGCCGCGTCTACGAAAGCCATTCAGGAGTTCACGTGA
- a CDS encoding Rieske 2Fe-2S domain-containing protein, which produces MTNLKWFKVCAGKDLRPGQARSISIGAHPYAVFNVDGELHGLEAACGHMKANLAAGRLSGNVVECAMHGWEYDVKTGQCLSVESRPLHTFPVKVENEYIWIGLEEPKQESE; this is translated from the coding sequence ATGACGAATCTGAAGTGGTTCAAGGTCTGCGCAGGGAAAGATCTGCGACCGGGACAAGCGCGATCCATCTCGATTGGCGCGCATCCGTATGCCGTATTCAACGTGGATGGTGAGCTGCACGGATTGGAAGCGGCCTGCGGACACATGAAGGCGAATCTTGCCGCCGGTCGTCTCTCGGGGAACGTGGTTGAATGTGCGATGCATGGCTGGGAATACGACGTGAAAACGGGTCAGTGCTTGTCGGTCGAATCGAGACCGCTGCACACATTTCCGGTCAAGGTGGAAAACGAGTACATTTGGATTGGGCTCGAAGAGCCGAAACAAGAGAGTGAGTAG
- a CDS encoding S8 family serine peptidase has product MTRRLRFLTCAALLACFVLAGSSAAAPYEIPFHSGTMVPKAGRFDIPAASSGATDAPRVHCLVQLNDVLHKGQRAALAAAGVELVAYLPDRAYVASVRPGADIAELAGLGVRHVSPMVADYKLHPRVIEKRFGSWSILPDGRRVLAVEIMPDVSLDEAEIALKGIGAEPGNRFEAVHTLLAAIEVERATEIAELDAVLFLNEAPPPMDMVNDVVRQRLHVNEIQAAPYNLSGDSVTILVYDGGMIDSTHPDFGDRVTWMESGQAEDHPTHVAGTVGGDGTQSTNRQYRGMAPAARIISGEYDACIPFCLYESPNDFEEDYTLARTVHRVELTTNSIGANIDPNNYPCDWFGDYETTSRLLDRMTISTADAPLIMFFAAGNERGGANCGAQYRSMSVPASAKNIITVGATTSSDAVASFSSWGPTDDGRLKPEVCATGVGVTSCRPGPTYGYQDMSGTSMSTPATAGTACLILQQWHRLFPGASDPLPETMKAILINSTTDIGTAGPDFQTGFGLVNGLSAVQNLLGGGVLESALEVGEQFVRTFTVPSGLGELNVSLAWSDVPAVGNVIPTLVNDLNLRLQDPQGTTHEPWLMRHHNPGAPVTRGDDSVNVCEKVTVSNPAAGVWTLRVTGDLNGSESQTFGLSANMALVQSWATISGQIRRADTGAGIAGRVMIMGSSQAANTDAQGNYVIFVPGNSQYPLQAISFGYVPRDTNVTVAGGNVAVNLSLATAQNGTISGVVQNQFGAPLIGSVVHFQFPMVTIPPVNVNGVGFYTNLLPGANYYGVVADYLGQQASTRVLIPQQGSVTANLTINDPRFGPAGPDGYGYFAYEITDPGPSAVYNWLEISPVLGGSGTPVTGASGNDWQTVVNLPFPIRFYGQQHTDISISADGWVHPGGLVTGTQLYTNVGIPTAGEPNGTICLFWDDLYPYHPQRGGDVSYYHDTALGRFIIEYNAVPHYTPPESTVTAQIMFYTLEARPTVTGDNEFQLQYRTLNYHGPGSDVDADATVGIENAAGNDGIQIVYDGAYHNACFELGPQYALRFTTGAITGYGTVQGQLTMIPPPPDVTQATIVFGQYSLHPQPNGSFSRDSVIAGTYTFTVTYPGYETGTAANVTVAPDSTVQQNFELYRLDPVRNLSGIYDASSTQIRLWWEPPRWESGGGLDELSGYRIMLGVTGQVATVTDTFYVYQVQQTREYDFWITAAYEGGLSDSSNHFRIYVDLSVDPMTDAVPDEFYLAQNYPNPFNPTTQIVYGLPEPSHVTLAVFDVLGRTVAVLQDGKQNAGVYRATLDGNRLGSGVYFYRLSAGEFVQMRKMLLVR; this is encoded by the coding sequence ATGACGCGAAGACTACGATTTCTGACTTGCGCTGCACTGCTTGCGTGCTTCGTACTGGCCGGCAGCAGCGCCGCCGCACCTTACGAGATTCCGTTTCACAGCGGAACGATGGTTCCCAAGGCGGGACGATTCGACATTCCGGCCGCTTCTTCCGGAGCGACGGATGCGCCGCGAGTACACTGCCTCGTGCAACTCAACGACGTGCTGCATAAAGGTCAGCGAGCGGCGCTGGCGGCGGCGGGCGTCGAGCTTGTGGCGTATTTGCCCGACCGGGCCTACGTCGCTTCGGTTCGTCCGGGCGCAGACATCGCGGAACTGGCCGGACTGGGGGTGCGTCACGTGTCGCCGATGGTTGCCGACTACAAGCTTCATCCGCGCGTGATCGAAAAGCGTTTCGGATCGTGGAGCATTCTTCCGGACGGACGGCGGGTGCTGGCGGTGGAGATCATGCCCGACGTTTCGCTGGACGAGGCCGAAATTGCGCTGAAAGGAATCGGAGCCGAGCCCGGCAATCGGTTCGAGGCGGTGCATACGCTGCTCGCGGCGATTGAGGTGGAACGGGCGACGGAAATCGCCGAATTGGATGCGGTGCTCTTCCTCAATGAAGCGCCACCGCCGATGGATATGGTCAATGACGTGGTTCGCCAACGCCTGCACGTGAATGAGATTCAGGCGGCTCCCTACAATCTTTCCGGCGACAGCGTGACGATTTTGGTCTATGACGGCGGGATGATTGACAGCACGCACCCGGATTTCGGCGATCGCGTGACGTGGATGGAATCCGGTCAAGCCGAGGATCATCCGACGCACGTGGCCGGAACGGTGGGCGGCGACGGCACGCAATCCACCAATCGTCAGTATCGCGGCATGGCTCCGGCGGCGCGGATCATCAGCGGGGAATACGATGCGTGTATTCCGTTCTGCTTGTACGAAAGTCCCAACGACTTCGAGGAGGACTACACGCTGGCGCGGACGGTGCATCGCGTCGAACTGACCACCAACTCGATCGGCGCCAACATTGATCCCAACAACTATCCGTGCGATTGGTTCGGCGATTACGAGACGACGTCGCGCCTGCTGGACCGGATGACGATCAGCACGGCCGACGCGCCGCTCATCATGTTTTTCGCGGCGGGCAACGAACGCGGCGGCGCCAACTGTGGCGCGCAATACCGCTCGATGTCGGTTCCGGCCAGCGCGAAGAACATTATCACGGTGGGAGCGACCACGAGCTCCGATGCCGTGGCTTCGTTTTCGTCATGGGGACCGACGGACGACGGTCGTTTGAAACCCGAGGTCTGCGCCACGGGTGTAGGCGTCACATCGTGTCGTCCGGGGCCGACGTACGGCTATCAGGACATGTCGGGAACTTCGATGTCCACGCCGGCCACGGCGGGAACGGCGTGCTTGATCCTGCAGCAGTGGCATCGTTTGTTTCCGGGCGCGTCCGATCCGCTGCCGGAAACGATGAAAGCGATTCTCATCAACTCGACGACGGATATCGGCACGGCAGGTCCCGATTTTCAGACGGGATTCGGTCTGGTGAACGGACTTTCGGCGGTACAGAATCTGCTCGGGGGCGGAGTTCTCGAGAGCGCTCTGGAAGTGGGCGAACAATTCGTACGCACGTTCACGGTTCCGAGTGGACTTGGCGAGCTGAATGTAAGCCTGGCTTGGAGCGACGTTCCCGCCGTCGGGAACGTGATCCCCACGCTGGTCAACGATCTGAATCTTCGTCTTCAGGATCCGCAGGGAACGACCCATGAACCGTGGCTCATGCGTCACCACAATCCGGGCGCGCCGGTAACGCGGGGCGATGATTCGGTGAACGTCTGCGAAAAGGTGACGGTGTCGAATCCGGCGGCGGGAGTCTGGACGCTGCGGGTGACCGGTGATCTCAACGGAAGTGAATCGCAGACGTTCGGTCTTTCCGCCAACATGGCATTGGTTCAATCCTGGGCGACGATTTCCGGGCAGATTCGCCGGGCCGATACGGGAGCGGGAATCGCCGGTCGGGTTATGATCATGGGCAGCTCGCAAGCGGCCAACACCGATGCGCAGGGGAACTACGTGATCTTCGTACCCGGTAACTCGCAGTATCCGCTGCAGGCCATTTCCTTCGGCTACGTGCCGCGCGATACGAATGTAACCGTTGCGGGTGGGAATGTGGCAGTCAATTTGTCGTTGGCAACCGCGCAAAACGGAACGATCTCGGGAGTGGTGCAGAATCAGTTTGGAGCTCCGCTCATCGGTTCGGTGGTGCATTTCCAATTCCCGATGGTGACCATCCCACCGGTCAACGTGAACGGAGTGGGATTCTACACGAACCTGCTGCCGGGCGCCAACTACTATGGCGTGGTAGCCGACTATCTGGGACAGCAGGCGTCCACGCGCGTGCTGATCCCGCAGCAGGGCTCGGTCACGGCGAACTTGACCATCAATGATCCGCGCTTCGGCCCGGCAGGTCCCGACGGCTATGGTTATTTCGCCTATGAAATCACCGATCCGGGTCCGAGCGCAGTCTACAACTGGCTGGAAATCAGTCCCGTCCTCGGCGGATCGGGAACTCCGGTAACCGGCGCGAGCGGGAATGACTGGCAGACGGTCGTGAACCTGCCGTTTCCCATTCGGTTTTACGGACAACAGCACACGGACATCAGCATCAGCGCGGATGGCTGGGTGCATCCGGGGGGACTCGTGACCGGTACGCAGCTTTACACGAATGTAGGCATCCCTACGGCCGGTGAGCCCAACGGCACGATCTGCCTGTTCTGGGATGATCTCTATCCGTATCATCCCCAGCGAGGCGGGGACGTTTCCTACTATCATGATACCGCCTTAGGTCGCTTCATCATCGAGTACAACGCGGTTCCGCACTACACTCCCCCCGAGAGCACGGTGACCGCGCAGATCATGTTCTACACGCTGGAAGCGCGCCCCACGGTGACCGGTGACAACGAATTCCAGCTTCAGTATCGCACGCTCAACTACCACGGGCCGGGTTCCGACGTGGACGCCGACGCGACGGTGGGAATCGAGAACGCCGCCGGCAACGACGGGATTCAGATCGTATACGATGGAGCCTACCACAATGCATGCTTCGAGCTCGGGCCGCAATATGCCCTGCGGTTCACGACCGGAGCGATTACCGGATACGGGACGGTTCAGGGCCAGCTCACGATGATTCCGCCGCCGCCCGACGTCACGCAAGCGACGATTGTGTTCGGTCAGTACAGCCTTCACCCGCAGCCGAACGGCAGTTTCTCTCGGGACAGCGTGATTGCCGGCACGTACACGTTCACCGTGACCTATCCGGGATATGAGACCGGCACGGCGGCAAACGTCACGGTCGCTCCCGACAGCACGGTTCAGCAAAATTTCGAGCTCTATCGTCTCGATCCGGTGCGGAATCTGTCCGGCATATACGACGCGTCCAGCACGCAGATTCGGTTGTGGTGGGAACCGCCGCGGTGGGAGAGTGGAGGTGGATTGGACGAGCTTTCCGGTTATCGGATCATGCTGGGCGTTACGGGACAGGTTGCCACCGTGACCGATACGTTCTACGTCTACCAAGTGCAGCAGACGCGGGAATACGACTTCTGGATCACGGCGGCCTATGAAGGTGGCTTATCCGACTCATCGAACCATTTCCGGATTTACGTTGATCTGTCGGTTGATCCGATGACGGATGCCGTGCCGGATGAGTTCTATCTGGCGCAGAACTACCCCAATCCGTTCAATCCCACGACGCAGATCGTGTACGGTTTGCCCGAGCCTTCCCACGTGACTTTGGCGGTGTTCGACGTATTGGGCCGGACCGTTGCGGTCTTACAGGACGGAAAACAGAATGCGGGTGTGTATCGAGCGACGCTGGACGGGAACCGGCTCGGTTCGGGAGTGTATTTCTACCGACTCAGCGCGGGAGAATTCGTTCAGATGAGGAAAATGCTGCTGGTGCGCTGA
- a CDS encoding secondary thiamine-phosphate synthase enzyme YjbQ, with protein MKSHTEYLTFKTKQREEFVNITPQVESAIRKSGVKEGMILVSAMHITAAVYVNDAESGLIEDIREWLRGLAPTKDYRHHRTGEDNGEAHLKNLLLHHQVVIPITDGRADFGPWQQVYYAEFDGQRPKRVILKVIGE; from the coding sequence GTGAAGTCCCACACCGAATACCTGACCTTCAAGACCAAGCAACGGGAAGAGTTCGTCAACATCACGCCGCAGGTGGAGAGCGCGATCCGCAAATCGGGCGTGAAGGAAGGAATGATCCTCGTTTCGGCCATGCACATCACGGCGGCGGTTTACGTGAACGACGCCGAGTCCGGATTGATCGAGGACATTCGCGAGTGGCTGCGCGGGCTGGCGCCGACCAAAGACTACCGCCATCACCGAACCGGCGAGGACAACGGGGAGGCGCATCTGAAAAATCTGCTGCTTCATCATCAAGTCGTGATTCCCATCACCGACGGACGGGCCGATTTCGGTCCGTGGCAACAGGTGTACTATGCCGAGTTCGACGGTCAGCGGCCCAAGCGAGTCATCTTGAAGGTCATCGGAGAGTAA
- a CDS encoding prepilin-type N-terminal cleavage/methylation domain-containing protein, whose translation MRRRRPRGFTLYELLIAVVIVGILAGLAIVRYMNLQDKSRQAAATYDLDLVRKLLAIYATDYGGYPVAVASYDDLKSQLVGPDGLSYGRCPPSNTFQWASYQLDASQNYVLRVNIVDRQHTVLIATPDRIYRE comes from the coding sequence ATGAGGCGCCGTCGGCCTCGCGGCTTCACTCTCTACGAACTGCTCATCGCCGTCGTGATTGTCGGCATTCTGGCCGGACTGGCCATTGTGCGCTACATGAACCTGCAGGACAAGAGCCGGCAGGCGGCAGCCACCTACGATCTCGATCTGGTGAGAAAACTGCTTGCCATCTATGCCACCGACTATGGGGGCTACCCAGTGGCGGTGGCATCCTATGATGACTTGAAGTCACAACTGGTGGGTCCGGACGGCCTATCCTATGGAAGATGTCCGCCCAGCAACACGTTTCAGTGGGCTTCCTACCAACTTGACGCGAGCCAGAACTATGTCCTGCGTGTCAACATAGTGGACCGGCAGCACACGGTTCTGATCGCCACCCCCGATCGGATCTATCGCGAATAG
- the glgP gene encoding alpha-glucan family phosphorylase, with protein sequence MKVKPLAILEVVPAIPEPIAGLRELAYNLLWSWNPDIAALFRSLDPETWQATGHNPAKMLRVLSQRKLDNAVANPAFLDHYHRCKSFHDHYLKEPGWFDKVCGHALVSEIVYFSMEYGLSESLPVYSGGLGVLSGDHVKSASDLGLPLVGIGLAYRQGYFQQQITAEGFQTEVYPENDFESLPVTKVVDEKGERLKVSLSFPGRTLFIGALKVKVGRVPLYLLDTDLPENSPADRRITYMLYGGDKETRIQQEIVLGMGGVELLRRLGIPTTVCHMNEGHSAFIQLARIAHAKNELDLTPWEAIRLVSAGTVFTTHTPVPAGIDQFPPELMDRYFSHLYVPIGLTRDEVLALGSKRPGVSGQLFNMAIFAMKTASATNGVSRLHGDVSRSLWEESWPNLPHDEIPVDYVTNGIHLRTWISDNMAALFDRHLGPEWRRNPDHKDLWERVRDIPDEDLWMAHAHGRQRLVEFVRQRLSEQRARTSGVEMSSDEAETYLDPRLLTIGFARRFATYKRATLLLRYPDRLLALLRDSKRPIQIVFAGKAHPADDAGKALIHDIIYFARSQNVAHRLVFLENYDMVVGRMLVQGVDVWLNNPRRPLEASGTSGMKVLGNGGLNLSILDGWWDEAYAPGLGWAIGRGKVYGDDTVQDDRDAQSLFEMIEKHIVPLFYTHDDSGLPRRWIARMKDSIAELVPRFNSVRMVKEYCQDYYAPALERCHQLQADNCNAVRQLAAWKNWIRANWEKVKIVALPARSQRMITSGTELEVVAKVELGPLTPGDVEVHVYYGPLHTDGTIAFSGFRPMEPHEKGGGSVYRGTIVFPDSGKYGYTVRVIPYHPLLGNPLQMGLAHWAGILPTE encoded by the coding sequence ATGAAGGTCAAACCTCTCGCGATCCTTGAGGTTGTTCCCGCGATTCCCGAGCCGATTGCCGGTCTTCGGGAGCTTGCGTACAACCTTCTCTGGTCGTGGAATCCCGACATCGCCGCGCTGTTTCGGTCCTTGGACCCGGAAACTTGGCAGGCGACCGGCCACAATCCGGCCAAGATGTTGCGCGTTCTGTCGCAGCGGAAGCTCGACAATGCAGTTGCGAATCCGGCCTTCCTGGATCACTATCACCGCTGCAAGAGTTTCCATGACCACTACCTGAAGGAACCCGGCTGGTTCGACAAGGTGTGCGGGCACGCCCTGGTCAGCGAGATCGTTTACTTCTCGATGGAGTACGGTCTGTCGGAGTCCCTGCCCGTCTACAGCGGAGGACTGGGCGTACTCAGCGGCGATCACGTCAAGTCGGCTTCCGATCTCGGCCTTCCGCTGGTGGGAATCGGTCTGGCCTACCGTCAGGGCTATTTCCAGCAGCAGATCACGGCCGAGGGATTCCAGACCGAGGTGTATCCCGAGAACGATTTCGAGTCGTTGCCGGTTACCAAGGTCGTAGATGAGAAGGGCGAGCGTCTGAAAGTGTCCCTGAGCTTCCCCGGCCGGACGCTCTTTATCGGTGCGTTGAAAGTCAAAGTGGGCCGGGTGCCGCTGTATCTTCTCGATACCGATTTGCCCGAGAACAGTCCGGCCGACCGGCGCATCACCTACATGTTGTACGGCGGCGACAAGGAGACGCGGATTCAGCAGGAAATCGTGCTCGGGATGGGCGGAGTCGAGCTGCTGCGGCGACTCGGCATACCGACCACCGTCTGCCACATGAACGAAGGGCATTCGGCGTTCATTCAACTGGCTCGCATCGCCCACGCCAAGAACGAACTCGATCTCACACCGTGGGAAGCCATTCGGCTGGTCTCGGCCGGAACCGTGTTCACCACCCATACTCCCGTCCCGGCGGGAATTGACCAGTTCCCCCCCGAGCTCATGGATCGCTACTTCAGTCATTTGTACGTACCCATCGGCCTGACTCGCGACGAAGTGCTGGCTCTGGGATCCAAGCGTCCCGGAGTGTCGGGGCAGCTCTTCAACATGGCGATCTTCGCCATGAAGACCGCGAGTGCCACCAATGGGGTCAGCCGGTTGCACGGAGACGTATCGCGGAGTCTGTGGGAGGAGAGCTGGCCGAACCTGCCGCATGATGAGATTCCGGTGGACTACGTCACCAATGGAATTCATCTTCGCACGTGGATCTCGGACAATATGGCGGCCCTCTTCGACCGGCATCTCGGTCCGGAATGGCGGCGCAATCCCGATCATAAGGATCTGTGGGAGCGAGTCCGGGATATTCCCGACGAGGACCTGTGGATGGCGCACGCACACGGCCGGCAGCGGCTGGTGGAATTCGTTCGACAGCGGCTGTCCGAGCAGCGCGCGCGCACGTCCGGCGTGGAGATGAGTTCGGACGAAGCCGAAACTTATTTAGACCCTCGTTTGCTGACAATCGGATTCGCGCGCCGGTTCGCGACCTACAAGCGGGCCACGCTCCTCCTGCGCTATCCGGATCGTTTGCTCGCGCTACTCCGTGACTCGAAACGACCGATCCAGATCGTCTTTGCCGGAAAGGCCCATCCGGCCGATGATGCCGGCAAGGCTCTGATCCACGACATCATCTATTTTGCCCGGTCGCAGAACGTCGCCCACCGCCTCGTTTTCCTGGAGAATTACGACATGGTGGTGGGGCGGATGCTGGTTCAGGGTGTAGACGTGTGGTTGAACAATCCGCGACGGCCCCTCGAGGCCAGCGGAACGAGCGGAATGAAAGTCCTGGGCAACGGTGGCCTGAATCTGAGCATTCTGGACGGCTGGTGGGACGAGGCGTATGCCCCCGGCCTCGGCTGGGCGATCGGACGGGGCAAGGTGTATGGGGATGATACCGTACAGGATGACCGGGACGCTCAATCGCTCTTCGAGATGATTGAAAAGCACATCGTCCCCCTTTTCTACACGCACGATGACAGCGGCCTGCCGCGGCGATGGATCGCCCGCATGAAGGACTCGATTGCCGAGCTGGTCCCGCGCTTCAACAGCGTGCGAATGGTCAAGGAGTATTGTCAGGACTACTACGCTCCGGCGCTGGAACGCTGCCATCAGCTTCAGGCCGACAACTGCAACGCCGTTCGTCAACTGGCCGCGTGGAAGAATTGGATCAGGGCTAACTGGGAAAAAGTCAAGATCGTCGCCTTGCCGGCGCGATCGCAACGGATGATTACCTCAGGCACCGAGCTGGAGGTGGTGGCTAAAGTCGAGCTCGGGCCGCTGACTCCCGGAGACGTCGAAGTGCACGTCTATTACGGGCCGCTGCACACCGACGGGACGATTGCGTTCTCCGGTTTCCGGCCGATGGAGCCGCACGAAAAGGGAGGCGGATCGGTGTATCGGGGAACGATTGTCTTTCCCGATTCAGGGAAGTATGGATATACGGTTCGGGTGATTCCCTATCATCCGTTGCTCGGCAATCCGCTGCAAATGGGTTTGGCTCACTGGGCGGGCATTCTGCCGACCGAATAG
- a CDS encoding fumarate reductase/succinate dehydrogenase flavoprotein subunit: MANYISHETDVLVIGAGGAGLRAAIESAAQGVKTSVVMKSLLGKAHTVMAEGGAAAALQNADPRDSWKTHFRDTMKGGKMLNNWRMVEIHAKEAPDRIRELEEWGAVFDRTPDGRIMQRNFGGHTYPRLAHVGDRTGLEMIRTLQDKLVHMPAEILMETTVTHLFKSGDRIAGALAYTRSSGEFHLFHAKAVVIATGGMGKAYTVTSNSWEYTGDGHSLAWEVGADLLDMEFIQFHPTGMVWPLSVRGTLVTEGVRGDGGVLKNGKGERFMFNYIPEAFKNDVAATEAEAKQWVQEVVAGKQATVRRPPELLTRDVVARAILNEVKEGRGSPHGGVFLDIASQRTPEEIKRGLPSMYHQFIKLANVDITKEAMEVGPTAHYIMGGVRVEPDTAMSTVKGLFAAGEAAAGLHGSNRLGGNSLSDLLVFGMRAGLYAAEYVKKEKPSGKVDAKDAESAISQNLSFFDRQDGENPYALQREIQEKMNNLAGIIRNEADLRTALKELDGLEKRARNLSVSGDRVYNPGWHVAMDLRHVLNVSRALTLAALERKESRGAHSRADFPGYDPAFAKVNVILKNDNGAMKLIQEPLSEMPEELKKLTQEA, translated from the coding sequence ATGGCCAACTACATTTCACACGAGACCGACGTGCTGGTGATTGGTGCGGGGGGAGCCGGTCTGCGGGCGGCGATTGAATCGGCCGCGCAGGGTGTGAAGACGTCCGTCGTCATGAAGTCCCTGCTGGGCAAAGCCCATACCGTGATGGCCGAAGGCGGGGCCGCCGCGGCGCTCCAAAACGCCGACCCGCGCGATTCGTGGAAGACGCATTTCCGCGATACGATGAAGGGCGGCAAGATGCTCAACAACTGGCGGATGGTCGAGATTCACGCGAAGGAAGCGCCCGACCGCATCCGCGAGCTCGAAGAATGGGGAGCGGTTTTCGACCGCACGCCCGACGGGCGAATCATGCAACGGAATTTCGGCGGACATACTTATCCCCGACTGGCCCACGTGGGAGACCGCACGGGACTGGAGATGATTCGCACGCTTCAGGACAAGCTCGTGCATATGCCGGCCGAAATCCTGATGGAGACGACGGTCACGCATTTGTTCAAGTCGGGCGATCGCATCGCCGGGGCGCTGGCCTATACGCGGAGCAGCGGTGAGTTCCATCTGTTTCACGCGAAGGCGGTGGTCATCGCGACGGGCGGAATGGGCAAAGCCTATACCGTCACGTCGAACTCCTGGGAATACACCGGCGACGGTCACAGTCTGGCGTGGGAAGTCGGCGCCGACCTGCTGGATATGGAGTTCATCCAATTCCATCCGACCGGAATGGTGTGGCCGCTGTCGGTACGCGGAACTCTGGTCACCGAAGGCGTGCGCGGCGACGGCGGCGTTCTCAAGAACGGCAAGGGCGAACGCTTCATGTTCAATTACATTCCCGAAGCGTTCAAGAACGACGTAGCGGCAACGGAAGCCGAGGCGAAACAGTGGGTGCAGGAGGTGGTGGCGGGCAAGCAGGCCACAGTGCGCCGACCACCCGAGCTGCTCACCCGCGACGTGGTGGCCCGGGCGATTCTGAATGAGGTGAAGGAGGGGCGGGGCAGTCCGCACGGCGGAGTGTTCCTCGACATCGCGTCGCAGCGCACACCGGAAGAGATCAAGCGCGGGCTGCCTTCGATGTATCACCAATTCATCAAACTGGCCAACGTGGACATCACCAAAGAAGCGATGGAAGTGGGGCCGACCGCTCACTATATCATGGGCGGTGTGCGAGTGGAACCGGACACCGCCATGTCCACCGTGAAGGGACTTTTCGCGGCGGGCGAAGCGGCCGCCGGTCTGCACGGTTCCAACCGGCTGGGCGGAAACTCGCTCTCGGATTTGCTGGTGTTCGGCATGCGCGCCGGACTCTATGCCGCGGAATACGTGAAGAAGGAGAAACCGTCGGGCAAGGTGGACGCGAAGGACGCGGAGTCGGCGATTTCGCAGAATCTTTCGTTTTTCGACCGCCAGGACGGCGAGAATCCCTACGCGCTGCAGCGGGAGATTCAGGAGAAGATGAACAATCTGGCGGGGATCATCCGCAACGAAGCGGATCTGCGAACGGCTCTGAAAGAGCTGGACGGTCTCGAAAAGCGCGCTCGCAATCTGTCCGTCAGCGGAGATCGGGTATACAATCCGGGATGGCACGTGGCGATGGATCTTCGTCACGTGTTGAACGTCTCGCGCGCGCTGACGCTGGCGGCGCTCGAGCGGAAGGAGAGTCGCGGCGCTCATTCGCGAGCCGACTTCCCCGGCTATGATCCGGCCTTTGCCAAGGTCAACGTGATCCTCAAGAACGACAACGGTGCGATGAAACTCATTCAGGAGCCGCTGTCGGAGATGCCCGAGGAACTGAAGAAACTCACTCAGGAGGCGTAA
- a CDS encoding succinate dehydrogenase/fumarate reductase iron-sulfur subunit, which yields MKNQVHMRVFRGDASGGKLVDYHVDVDEGMVVLDVIHKIQAEQAPDLSCRWNCKAGKCGSCSAEVNGHPKLMCMTRMDTFKPGVPITVEPIKTFPPVKDIVADVSWNFEVNKKIPPFRAIPKGADNVWRMMQYEADRAQEFRKCIECFLCQDVCHILRNHAKHDEFFGPRFMVRLAGLEMNPIDAEDRIKLTRELGGIAYCNITKCCTEVCPEDIHITDNAIIPLKERIADRYYDPLAMLIRAVRGRK from the coding sequence ATGAAGAACCAAGTCCATATGCGGGTATTTCGTGGCGACGCTTCCGGCGGAAAGCTCGTTGACTATCACGTGGACGTGGACGAAGGCATGGTCGTCCTTGACGTGATTCACAAGATTCAGGCCGAGCAGGCGCCCGATCTGTCGTGCCGTTGGAACTGCAAGGCGGGCAAGTGCGGTTCGTGCTCGGCGGAGGTGAACGGCCATCCGAAATTGATGTGCATGACACGGATGGATACGTTCAAGCCGGGCGTGCCGATCACCGTTGAGCCAATCAAGACGTTTCCGCCCGTCAAGGATATCGTGGCTGACGTGTCGTGGAATTTCGAGGTCAACAAGAAGATTCCGCCGTTCCGGGCGATTCCCAAAGGCGCGGACAACGTCTGGCGGATGATGCAGTATGAAGCGGATCGCGCGCAGGAGTTCCGCAAGTGCATCGAGTGTTTTCTCTGTCAGGACGTGTGTCACATCCTTCGCAATCACGCCAAGCATGATGAGTTCTTCGGGCCGCGGTTCATGGTCAGGTTGGCGGGTCTGGAGATGAATCCGATTGACGCGGAGGATCGAATCAAACTCACTCGCGAGCTGGGCGGCATCGCGTACTGCAACATCACGAAGTGCTGCACGGAAGTTTGCCCGGAGGATATTCACATCACGGACAACGCGATCATTCCGCTGAAAGAGCGCATTGCCGATCGCTACTATGATCCGCTGGCCATGCTGATTCGGGCGGTGCGGGGCCGGAAGTGA